From the Prunus dulcis chromosome 4, ALMONDv2, whole genome shotgun sequence genome, one window contains:
- the LOC117624851 gene encoding uncharacterized protein LOC117624851 gives MAADVSSLFRVLNGYSDDQHLSLGSNSSGEKSTALITRDLLGGGSSSKLANESQELDLDLQVPNGWEKRLDLKSGKVYLQRCSAPNSLSISDQRDQTNPTVPKMQDLNFPPSSSSKIPLSLFDDTSTSLELKLVPSSPPSCNYQSLCTLDKVKSALERAEKEPIKRRSSSMWKSSLSSSPSCSSSSSSIKETQEEESEEKLFASPFAAGCPGCLSYVLIMRNNPKCPRCNSVVPLPVMKKPRLDLNRST, from the exons ATGGCTGCTGACGTGAGTTCTCTGTTTCGGGTTCTAAATGGATACAGCGACGATCAACATCTGAGTTTGGGAAGTAATTCTAGTGGGGAGAAATCAACGGCCTTGATTACACGAGACTTGCTTGGTGGTGGGTCTTCTTCCAAGCTTGCTAACGAGTCCCAGGAACTGGACCTCGACTTGCAGGTCCCTAATGGCTGGGAAAAGCGCTTGGACTTGAAG TCTGGGAAAGTGTATCTTCAAAGGTGCAGTGCTCCAAATTCACTTTCAATCTCAGATCAGAGGGACCAAACCAATCCAACAGTTCCAAAGATGCAAGATTTAAATTTCCCTCCATCATCCTCCTCAAAAATCCCACTAAGTCTCTTTGATGACACAAGCACCAGCCTGGAATTAAAATTAGTTCCCTCATCACCACCCTCATGCAATTACCAGAGCCTATGCACTTTGGATAAAGTAAAATCAGCCCTCGAAAGGGCAGAGAAAGAACCGATTAAAAGGCGATCTTCGTCGATGTGGAAGTCATCGTTGTCATCATCACCATCGTGCTCATCGTCGTCGTCATCCATCAAAGAAACTCAGGAGGAAGAGAGTGAGGAAAAACTATTTGCATCACCATTTGCAGCAGGGTGTCCTGGTTGCTTATCTTATGTACTGATAATGAGAAATAACCCGAAATGTCCTAGGTGCAATTCTGTTGTCCCATTGCCAGTGATGAAGAAACCTCGGCTTGATCTCAACAGATCAACTTGA